Below is a window of Mycobacterium dioxanotrophicus DNA.
CTGCGACGCTGACGGCGGTCAGTGCCTCCATCTCCACACCCGTGCGGTCAGTGCTGCGCACGGTCGCGGTGATGTCCACGCGGTCGGTGCCGATACCGAAATCGACGTCGACGCCGGTGAGTGCCAATTGATGACACAGCGGGATCAGGTCGGAAGTGCGCTTGGCCGCCAGGATGCCGGCGACGCGGGCGGTGGCGAGCGCATCACCTTTGGGCAGCCCGCCCGAGGCGATCAGCGTGACCACCTCGGCGGTCGTCAGCAGGCAGCCCGCTGCCACGGCGGTGCGCTTGGTGACGTCCTTGGCGGTGACGTCGACCATGTGCGCCGCCCCGGTTTCGTCGAGGTGCGACAGGCCCACCGTTACCGGTTGACGACGGTGACCGACTGAATGAACGGCAGGGTGTCTGCCGGTACGGGGAAGGTCACGTCCCCGAACGGAGACAGGGCGCCGGTGCGGTCGGTCGCCAGTTCGCTGACGGCGTGATCGTCGCCGTCGCTCAGTACCGGCCAGCCGTTGTCGACGTACTGA
It encodes the following:
- the moaC gene encoding cyclic pyranopterin monophosphate synthase MoaC codes for the protein MGLSHLDETGAAHMVDVTAKDVTKRTAVAAGCLLTTAEVVTLIASGGLPKGDALATARVAGILAAKRTSDLIPLCHQLALTGVDVDFGIGTDRVDITATVRSTDRTGVEMEALTAVSVAGLTLYDMIKAVDPAARLDQIRVLRKEGGKTGLWTPDTPPA